From one Enterococcus sp. DIV2402 genomic stretch:
- a CDS encoding TIGR02328 family protein, whose amino-acid sequence MRLWHEDLISRLPRQQLLGQHRECCALRGKGWGKRHATVNYVFDYSPYKLYQYHQLVMDEMVRRDYRPTDLWRNPLYRGLKCAPYKSLDVETLSKPIYIEHNQNYLTECLDNLKSKNIEI is encoded by the coding sequence GTGAGATTATGGCATGAAGATTTGATTTCTCGTTTGCCTAGACAACAATTATTAGGTCAACACAGAGAATGTTGTGCATTAAGAGGTAAAGGTTGGGGAAAAAGACATGCTACGGTTAACTATGTTTTTGACTACTCACCCTATAAATTATATCAATACCATCAACTAGTTATGGATGAAATGGTTCGCAGAGATTATCGTCCCACAGATTTATGGCGTAATCCTCTTTACAGAGGATTAAAATGTGCGCCTTATAAATCTTTGGACGTTGAAACACTATCCAAACCAATTTATATTGAACACAATCAAAATTATCTAACAGAATGTTTAGATAATTTAAAGTCTAAAAACATCGAGATATAA
- the lepA gene encoding translation elongation factor 4 — protein MHNLEEMKKRQKKIRNFSIIAHIDHGKSTLADRILEKTNTVSSREMQAQLLDSMDLERERGITIKLNAVELNFTSKDGETYIFHLIDTPGHVDFTYEVSRSLAACEGAVLVVDAAQGIEAQTLANVYLALDNDLEILPVINKIDLPAADPERVRKEIEDVIGIDASEAVLASAKAGIGIEDILEQIVEYVPQPQGDLEAPLKALIFDSVYDAYRGVVLNIRVMDGVIRPGDKIKMMSNGKTFDVTEVGVFSPKAIQRDYLMVGDVGYVTAAIKTVQDTRVGDTITLANNPATEALEGYRQMNPMVYCGLYPIDTSRYNDLREALEKLQLNDAALQFEPETSQALGFGFRCGFLGLLHMDVIQERLEREFNLELITTAPSVIYHVNKTDGSTVIVDNPAEFPEPVTIDSVEEPYVKAQIMVPNDYVGAVMELAQRKRGDFVTMDYLDDYRVNVIYEIPLSEIVFDFFDKLKSSTKGYASLDYEMSGYRASRLVKMDILLNSEKVDALSFIVHRDFAFERGKAIVEKLKKLIPRQQFEVPVQAAIGQKIVARSDIKALRKNVLAKCYGGDVSRKRKLLEKQKEGKKRMKQIGSVEVPQDAFMAVLKMDDDVK, from the coding sequence ATGCATAATTTAGAAGAAATGAAAAAGCGTCAAAAAAAGATTCGTAATTTTTCCATTATCGCACATATTGACCACGGAAAATCGACTTTAGCTGACCGTATTTTAGAAAAAACGAATACTGTAAGTTCACGCGAAATGCAAGCGCAACTCCTTGATTCCATGGATTTAGAAAGAGAACGTGGAATTACAATTAAGTTGAATGCTGTTGAGTTAAACTTCACTTCCAAAGATGGTGAAACGTATATTTTTCACTTAATTGATACGCCAGGACACGTCGATTTCACCTATGAAGTATCAAGAAGTTTAGCTGCCTGTGAAGGAGCTGTCTTAGTCGTTGATGCCGCACAAGGAATTGAAGCACAAACCCTAGCAAATGTTTATTTAGCTTTAGATAACGATTTAGAAATCTTACCTGTTATTAACAAAATTGATTTACCGGCTGCTGATCCAGAACGTGTCCGTAAAGAAATTGAAGATGTTATCGGTATCGATGCTAGTGAAGCAGTCTTAGCTAGTGCAAAAGCAGGCATTGGTATAGAAGATATTTTAGAACAAATTGTTGAATATGTTCCCCAACCACAAGGCGATTTGGAAGCACCGCTAAAAGCATTAATCTTTGATTCGGTTTACGATGCTTACCGTGGAGTTGTTTTGAACATTCGTGTGATGGATGGTGTCATTCGTCCAGGTGATAAAATTAAAATGATGAGCAATGGTAAAACATTTGATGTAACTGAAGTTGGTGTTTTCTCACCAAAAGCCATTCAACGTGATTATTTAATGGTCGGTGATGTTGGTTATGTTACAGCAGCAATTAAAACGGTCCAAGACACACGTGTAGGTGACACAATTACTTTAGCTAATAATCCAGCAACAGAAGCCCTTGAAGGCTATCGTCAAATGAATCCTATGGTTTATTGTGGTCTTTACCCTATCGATACTTCTCGTTACAATGATTTACGTGAAGCTTTAGAAAAACTACAATTAAATGATGCCGCATTACAATTCGAACCAGAGACATCTCAAGCGTTAGGCTTTGGTTTCCGCTGCGGATTTTTAGGATTATTGCATATGGATGTTATCCAAGAACGTTTAGAACGTGAATTCAACTTAGAATTAATCACAACTGCTCCTTCGGTAATTTATCATGTAAATAAAACAGATGGCTCTACCGTCATTGTCGATAACCCTGCGGAATTTCCAGAACCAGTAACCATTGACAGCGTTGAAGAACCCTATGTCAAAGCACAAATTATGGTCCCTAATGATTATGTAGGTGCAGTAATGGAATTAGCACAACGCAAGCGTGGCGATTTTGTAACCATGGATTATTTAGACGATTATCGTGTAAATGTTATTTACGAAATTCCTTTATCAGAGATCGTTTTTGATTTCTTTGATAAACTAAAATCAAGTACAAAAGGTTACGCTTCTTTAGATTATGAAATGTCAGGTTATCGCGCAAGTCGTCTTGTGAAGATGGATATTTTATTAAATAGCGAAAAAGTGGATGCTCTAAGCTTCATCGTCCATCGTGATTTTGCCTTTGAACGCGGGAAAGCTATCGTTGAGAAGTTGAAAAAACTGATCCCTCGCCAACAGTTTGAAGTTCCGGTCCAAGCAGCCATTGGACAAAAAATTGTTGCTCGCTCAGATATTAAAGCCCTACGTAAAAACGTTTTGGCAAAATGTTACGGCGGTGACGTTTCTCGTAAGCGTAAATTACTTGAGAAACAAAAAGAAGGTAAAAAACGAATGAAACAAATCGGTTCAGTCGAAGTTCCACAGGACGCCTTCATGGCAGTTCTTAAAATGGATGATGATGTGAAGTAG
- a CDS encoding GNAT family N-acetyltransferase: MDKPFNHNLRIRPVEEKDVAQFNELLSYVFQVTKSDIEESGFENKREMIKSKKPILELSKVFGWFNNEQLVSQIAIYPCEVNIHGTLYKMGGVTGVGTYPEYAGHGLMNELIRVSLENMRANQQWISYLYPYSIPYYRRKGWEIMSDKLTFKIRDTQLPKTVDVPGMVERQEVDHEDVYKVYNQFAKENHGALQRTKFNWEEYWRYENEEQRTAAIYYGVDGEPKGVLFYWIAEEVFHIKEMFYLNQEARNGLWNFITAHFSMVYWIQGNIYKNEPLAFLLEDGQIRETIEPYFMARIVDVEEFLKVFPFKPFRKNFHFVVSDPLAQWNNGIFGLIWENEQLQVVREAVGEPVYLDIQTLTCLLMNYRRAAYLARIERIETDKETLRTLERIIPDMAAYFSDDF, from the coding sequence ATGGATAAACCTTTCAATCATAATTTACGGATTCGCCCTGTCGAAGAAAAAGACGTGGCGCAATTTAATGAATTACTGAGTTATGTCTTTCAAGTGACAAAATCAGACATTGAAGAAAGTGGCTTTGAAAATAAACGAGAAATGATTAAATCGAAAAAACCAATCTTGGAGTTGTCAAAGGTATTTGGATGGTTTAATAACGAGCAATTAGTTTCGCAAATAGCGATTTACCCTTGTGAAGTAAATATTCATGGGACGCTTTATAAAATGGGAGGCGTGACCGGTGTGGGGACCTATCCTGAGTATGCTGGTCATGGATTGATGAATGAATTAATTCGGGTATCCTTAGAGAATATGCGTGCAAATCAACAATGGATTTCCTATTTATATCCGTATAGCATTCCTTATTATCGTCGTAAAGGATGGGAAATCATGTCAGATAAATTGACGTTTAAAATCCGAGACACGCAATTGCCTAAAACAGTGGATGTACCTGGCATGGTAGAACGTCAAGAAGTCGATCACGAAGATGTTTATAAAGTATACAATCAATTTGCGAAAGAAAATCATGGTGCCTTACAACGGACAAAATTTAATTGGGAAGAATATTGGCGTTATGAGAATGAAGAACAGCGCACAGCAGCGATTTATTATGGTGTAGATGGTGAACCTAAAGGTGTTTTGTTCTATTGGATTGCCGAGGAAGTCTTTCACATTAAAGAAATGTTTTATTTGAATCAAGAAGCTCGGAATGGTTTATGGAATTTTATCACGGCGCATTTTTCAATGGTTTATTGGATTCAAGGGAACATCTATAAAAATGAGCCTCTAGCTTTCTTATTAGAAGACGGTCAAATCCGTGAGACGATTGAACCTTATTTTATGGCAAGAATTGTTGATGTTGAAGAATTTCTAAAGGTGTTTCCTTTCAAACCTTTCAGAAAAAACTTCCATTTTGTGGTCAGCGATCCGTTAGCTCAATGGAATAATGGTATCTTTGGTTTAATATGGGAAAACGAACAGTTGCAGGTAGTCAGAGAAGCTGTGGGAGAGCCGGTTTATCTCGATATTCAAACATTGACTTGCTTATTAATGAATTACCGTCGCGCTGCTTACTTGGCTCGCATTGAACGGATTGAGACGGATAAAGAAACGTTACGAACGTTAGAACGCATCATCCCTGATATGGCGGCGTATTTCAGTGATGATTTTTAA
- a CDS encoding nucleoside 2-deoxyribosyltransferase — protein sequence MNIYFAAPMFAKSDLVYNTYLVKTIRDSYPEVAIYLPQENEAINDKTAYADSKMIALADTEKVLESQLMIALLDGITIDAGVASEIGVAYAKNIPILGLYTDTRQQGGEHPKKLAALQTAGENQFHYLNLYTVGLIKLNGEIYSTEEALLKGLAAYIENSEVSQ from the coding sequence ATGAATATTTATTTTGCAGCACCAATGTTTGCGAAAAGTGATTTAGTCTATAATACGTATTTAGTAAAAACAATTCGAGACAGCTATCCTGAAGTTGCTATCTATTTGCCTCAAGAAAATGAAGCAATTAATGATAAAACAGCTTATGCAGATAGTAAAATGATTGCCTTAGCGGATACCGAAAAAGTTTTAGAGAGTCAGTTGATGATTGCTTTATTAGATGGTATTACAATTGATGCGGGAGTGGCTTCAGAGATTGGAGTTGCCTATGCAAAAAATATTCCTATTTTAGGATTGTACACAGACACTCGACAACAGGGCGGTGAACATCCTAAAAAATTAGCTGCGTTACAAACAGCAGGAGAAAATCAGTTTCATTACTTAAATTTATATACTGTAGGATTGATTAAACTAAATGGTGAAATTTATTCGACTGAAGAAGCACTGTTAAAAGGTTTGGCTGCATATATAGAAAATAGTGAGGTATCCCAATGA